From the genome of Variovorax sp. RA8, one region includes:
- the petA gene encoding ubiquinol-cytochrome c reductase iron-sulfur subunit, giving the protein MSDISVGRQRIDSSKRTWLIASGCAGAVGGVATAIPFVSTFQPSEKAKAAGAPVEVDIGGLQPGEKLTVEWRGKPVWILKRSAAQIAELPKLDGQLADPQSKRNPDEFTPEYARNENRSIKPEVLVVVGICTHLGCSPIDKLQAGPQPSLPDDWHGGFLCPCHGSTFDLAGRVFKNKPAPDNLPVPPHMYLSDTRLLIGEDKKA; this is encoded by the coding sequence ATGAGTGACATCTCCGTCGGCCGCCAGCGGATCGACAGCAGCAAGCGGACGTGGTTGATCGCATCAGGCTGTGCCGGCGCAGTGGGCGGAGTGGCCACCGCCATCCCGTTCGTCAGCACCTTCCAGCCTTCTGAAAAAGCCAAGGCAGCCGGTGCGCCGGTCGAGGTCGACATCGGTGGTCTACAGCCGGGCGAGAAGCTGACCGTCGAATGGCGCGGCAAGCCGGTGTGGATCCTCAAGCGCTCTGCGGCCCAGATTGCCGAGCTGCCCAAGCTCGACGGCCAGCTTGCCGATCCGCAGTCCAAGCGCAACCCCGACGAGTTCACCCCCGAGTACGCGCGCAACGAGAACCGCTCGATCAAGCCCGAGGTCCTGGTGGTCGTTGGCATCTGCACCCACCTCGGCTGCTCGCCGATCGACAAGCTCCAGGCCGGCCCGCAGCCTTCGCTGCCCGACGACTGGCACGGCGGCTTCCTCTGCCCCTGCCACGGTTCGACCTTCGACCTGGCCGGCCGCGTCTTCAAGAACAAGCCCGCACCCGACAACCTGCCGGTGCCCCCGCACATGTACCTCTCCGACACGCGCCTTCTTATCGGCGAAGACAAGAAGGCCTGA
- a CDS encoding N-carbamoylsarcosine amidohydrolase — MHAEIETYERQGFGASLPLRGPVGLLIVDFVNGFADPEVFGGGNIPAAIANTVPLLAAARERGWAIAHSRIVYADDDADHNIFSIKVPGMLSLKEKTPNSAIVAQLAPRAGELVVRKTVPSAFFGTSLAAWLAQRGIQTLLVAGAVTSGCVRASVVDAMSWGFRPLVVSDCVGDRALGPHEASLFDMDQKYATVMKRDDALRSLE; from the coding sequence ATGCACGCTGAAATCGAGACCTACGAACGCCAGGGCTTCGGCGCTTCGCTGCCGCTGCGGGGCCCGGTGGGCCTCCTGATCGTGGACTTCGTCAATGGCTTCGCCGATCCGGAGGTCTTCGGCGGGGGGAACATTCCCGCGGCCATCGCGAATACAGTCCCGCTGCTCGCCGCCGCGCGCGAACGGGGCTGGGCCATCGCCCACAGCCGCATCGTCTATGCGGATGACGACGCCGATCACAACATCTTCTCGATCAAGGTGCCCGGCATGCTGAGCCTCAAGGAGAAGACACCCAACAGCGCCATCGTGGCCCAGCTCGCGCCGCGCGCCGGGGAACTGGTCGTGCGCAAGACGGTACCTTCAGCCTTCTTCGGGACTTCGCTGGCTGCCTGGCTGGCGCAGCGCGGCATACAGACGCTGCTGGTCGCGGGCGCCGTCACCAGCGGCTGCGTTCGGGCCAGCGTGGTCGATGCGATGTCCTGGGGCTTCCGGCCGCTGGTCGTCTCGGACTGTGTCGGCGATCGCGCGCTGGGTCCGCACGAGGCAAGCCTCTTTGACATGGATCAGAAGTACGCGACGGTGATGAAGAGAGACGACGCGCTCAGGTCACTCGAGTGA
- a CDS encoding 2,5-dihydroxypyridine 5,6-dioxygenase, translated as MPVSDHQLIGAWNQVLTLSRLEPGQTVTVLTSAATHPQTLQCALAAAQAKGAIVNRLDLPPVNAEKSLSRDSLAYLGTTPLTGNNAAIAALKASDLVLDLMTLLFSPEQHEILASGTKILLAVEPPEVLVRMLPTEADRARVKAAAARIARATRMHVVSDAGTDLRCPLGQFPAISEYGFVDEPGRWDHWPSGFVLTFPDEGGASGRIVIDRGDILLPQKAYAADRIVLTVEKGYATKIEGGLDAELLNDYMASFHDPEAYAISHIGWGLQPRARWSTLGLYNREASIGMDARAYEGNFLFSLGPNNEAGGSRTTACHIDIPLRRCTVRLDGEDMVRHGKVLDGMGPDDAR; from the coding sequence ATGCCCGTCAGTGACCATCAGTTGATCGGCGCCTGGAACCAGGTGCTGACCCTGTCGAGGCTCGAGCCCGGCCAGACCGTGACCGTGCTCACCAGCGCCGCCACGCACCCACAGACGCTGCAGTGCGCGCTGGCGGCCGCGCAGGCCAAGGGCGCGATCGTCAACCGGCTGGACCTGCCGCCGGTCAACGCCGAGAAATCGCTGAGCCGCGACAGCCTGGCCTACCTGGGAACCACGCCGCTCACCGGCAACAATGCGGCGATCGCCGCGCTCAAGGCGAGCGACCTGGTCCTCGACCTGATGACGCTGCTGTTCTCGCCCGAGCAGCACGAGATCCTGGCCTCGGGCACGAAGATCCTGCTCGCGGTCGAGCCGCCCGAGGTGCTGGTGCGGATGCTGCCCACCGAGGCCGACCGCGCGCGCGTGAAGGCCGCGGCCGCGCGCATCGCCCGCGCCACGCGGATGCATGTCGTCTCCGACGCCGGTACCGACCTGCGCTGCCCGCTGGGCCAGTTCCCGGCGATCAGCGAATACGGCTTCGTCGACGAGCCCGGGCGCTGGGACCACTGGCCTAGCGGCTTCGTCCTGACCTTCCCCGACGAAGGCGGCGCCAGCGGGCGCATCGTGATCGACCGCGGCGACATCCTGCTGCCGCAGAAGGCCTACGCCGCGGACCGCATCGTGCTCACGGTCGAGAAGGGCTATGCGACGAAAATTGAAGGCGGCCTCGACGCCGAACTCCTGAACGATTACATGGCCTCCTTCCACGACCCCGAGGCCTACGCAATCTCGCACATCGGCTGGGGCTTGCAGCCGCGCGCGCGCTGGTCGACGCTGGGCCTTTACAACCGCGAGGCTTCCATCGGCATGGATGCGCGCGCCTATGAAGGCAACTTCCTGTTCTCGCTCGGCCCGAACAACGAGGCGGGCGGCAGCCGCACGACGGCCTGCCACATCGACATTCCGCTGCGCCGCTGCACCGTGCGGCTGGACGGCGAAGACATGGTGCGCCACGGCAAGGTGCTGGATGGAATGGGGCCCGACGATGCACGCTGA
- the mscL gene encoding large conductance mechanosensitive channel protein MscL, with translation MSFLKEFREFAVKGNVVDLAVGVIIGAAFGKIVDSIVADIIMPVVGLVFGKLDFSNLYVVLGTIPAGVANNLADLKKAGVPVLAYGNFITIVVNFAILAFIIFMMVKQINKLRRKHEESPPAGPPEDIMLLREIRDGLRRP, from the coding sequence ATGAGTTTCCTGAAGGAGTTTCGCGAGTTCGCCGTCAAGGGCAACGTGGTCGACCTCGCGGTCGGCGTGATCATCGGCGCCGCCTTCGGCAAGATCGTCGATTCCATCGTCGCCGACATCATCATGCCGGTGGTGGGCCTGGTGTTCGGCAAGCTCGACTTCTCGAACCTCTACGTGGTACTGGGCACGATACCGGCCGGTGTGGCCAACAACCTGGCCGACCTCAAGAAGGCCGGCGTGCCGGTGCTGGCCTACGGCAACTTCATCACCATCGTGGTCAACTTCGCGATCCTCGCGTTCATCATCTTCATGATGGTCAAGCAGATCAACAAGCTGCGTCGCAAGCACGAGGAATCACCGCCGGCCGGACCGCCCGAGGACATCATGCTGCTGCGCGAAATCCGCGACGGCCTCAGGCGCCCCTGA
- the pdxA gene encoding 4-hydroxythreonine-4-phosphate dehydrogenase PdxA, with protein sequence MKSQVLAITLGDAAGIGPEIIARAFRDAPELTRGCFVAGDLGIVRQAAQALEAPGQLALPVALIEAPAEALAVPPCCIPVLQAVRPPDAAIAPGAISALAGRIAGDCVVWAARAALRGEVAAIVTAPLHKEALAAAGYAFPGHTELLQAEAAAYLGRPVADVPVRMMLANDELRTVLVSIHMSLRAAIDAVSFEGVLQTLRITHDSLSSLLGHAPRIGVAGLNPHAGEGGLFGTEERDIIAPAIAAARAEGIAADGPHAPDTVFMRARATAQHAGEFDVVVAMYHDQGLIPVKYLGVEKGVNVTLGLPLVRTSPDHGTAFDIAGSGRADASSLVEAIRMARALAFRGA encoded by the coding sequence GTGAAGAGCCAGGTCCTCGCCATCACCCTGGGCGATGCCGCGGGCATCGGCCCGGAGATCATCGCCCGTGCCTTTCGCGATGCGCCCGAACTCACTCGAGGCTGCTTCGTGGCCGGCGACCTGGGGATCGTGCGCCAAGCGGCGCAGGCGCTCGAAGCGCCGGGACAACTCGCGCTGCCGGTTGCATTGATCGAGGCGCCAGCCGAGGCCCTCGCCGTGCCGCCATGCTGCATTCCCGTGCTGCAGGCGGTGCGCCCGCCCGATGCAGCAATCGCGCCCGGCGCGATCAGCGCGCTCGCCGGCCGCATCGCGGGCGACTGCGTGGTCTGGGCCGCGCGCGCCGCGTTGCGCGGCGAGGTGGCGGCAATCGTGACCGCGCCGCTGCACAAGGAGGCGCTGGCCGCCGCCGGCTATGCCTTTCCAGGGCACACCGAACTGCTGCAGGCCGAGGCCGCCGCCTACCTGGGCCGGCCGGTTGCCGATGTCCCGGTGCGCATGATGCTGGCCAACGACGAGCTGCGCACGGTGCTCGTGAGCATCCACATGTCCTTGCGTGCGGCGATCGATGCCGTCAGCTTCGAAGGCGTGCTGCAGACGCTGCGCATCACGCACGACTCGCTGTCCTCGCTGCTGGGGCACGCGCCGAGGATCGGCGTCGCCGGCCTCAATCCGCATGCGGGGGAGGGCGGGCTGTTCGGGACCGAGGAGCGCGACATCATCGCGCCGGCCATCGCGGCCGCACGTGCCGAGGGCATCGCCGCCGACGGGCCGCATGCGCCGGACACCGTCTTCATGCGCGCCCGCGCCACCGCGCAGCATGCCGGCGAATTCGACGTGGTGGTCGCGATGTATCACGACCAGGGCCTGATCCCGGTCAAGTACCTGGGCGTCGAGAAGGGCGTGAACGTGACGCTGGGGCTGCCGCTGGTGCGCACCAGCCCCGATCACGGCACCGCCTTCGACATCGCGGGCAGCGGCCGGGCCGACGCGAGCAGCCTGGTCGAGGCGATCCGGATGGCGCGCGCGCTGGCCTTCAGGGGCGCCTGA
- a CDS encoding cytochrome c1, with the protein MKKLILTLIAALGIVAGAHAAEGGLAWDKAPNKTNDLAALQNGAKLFVNYCLNCHSAAFMRYNRLQDIGISEQQIKDNLLFTTDKVGETMKANLDPLQAKAWFGGVPPDLTLVARSRAGHGGTGADYLYTYLRTFYRDDTKATGWNNLVFPSVGMPHVLWELQGDRRPVFDKVESHGHAAEVFKGWEQVTPGTMTPLQYDQAMGDLVAYMQWMAEPAQNTRIRVGVWVLLFLVMALVFVWRLNASYWKDVK; encoded by the coding sequence ATGAAGAAACTGATCCTCACGTTGATCGCAGCGCTCGGCATCGTCGCCGGCGCGCATGCCGCCGAGGGCGGCCTCGCCTGGGACAAGGCGCCCAACAAGACCAACGACCTGGCTGCCTTGCAGAACGGTGCCAAGCTGTTCGTCAACTACTGCCTCAACTGCCATTCGGCGGCGTTCATGCGCTACAACCGGCTGCAGGACATCGGCATCAGCGAGCAGCAGATCAAGGACAACCTGCTGTTCACGACCGACAAGGTTGGCGAGACCATGAAGGCCAACCTCGACCCGCTCCAGGCCAAGGCCTGGTTCGGCGGCGTTCCGCCCGACCTCACCCTGGTCGCCCGCTCGCGCGCCGGCCACGGCGGCACCGGGGCCGACTATCTCTACACCTACCTGCGCACCTTCTACCGCGACGACACCAAGGCGACTGGCTGGAACAACCTGGTGTTCCCCAGCGTCGGCATGCCTCACGTGCTGTGGGAACTGCAGGGCGATCGCCGCCCCGTCTTCGACAAGGTCGAGTCCCATGGCCATGCGGCCGAGGTGTTCAAGGGTTGGGAGCAGGTCACGCCCGGCACCATGACGCCGCTTCAGTACGACCAGGCGATGGGCGACCTCGTGGCCTATATGCAATGGATGGCCGAGCCGGCGCAGAACACCCGCATCCGCGTCGGCGTCTGGGTTTTGCTGTTCCTGGTCATGGCGCTGGTCTTCGTGTGGCGTCTCAATGCCTCGTATTGGAAAGACGTGAAGTAA
- a CDS encoding glutathione S-transferase N-terminal domain-containing protein: MMVLYSGTTCPFSHRCRFVLFEKGMDFEIRDVDLYNKPEDISVMNPYGQVPILVERDLILYESNIINEYIDERFPHPQLMPGDPVDRARVRLFLLNFEKELFVHVSTLENRSAKGNEKALEKARSHIRDRLTQLAPVFLKNKYMLGDNFSMLDVAIAPLLWRLDYYGIDLSKNAAPLLKYAERIFSRPAYIEALTPSEKVMRK, encoded by the coding sequence ATGATGGTCTTGTATTCAGGAACGACCTGCCCCTTCTCCCATCGCTGCCGCTTCGTGCTGTTCGAAAAAGGCATGGACTTCGAGATCCGCGACGTCGATCTCTACAACAAGCCCGAGGACATCAGCGTGATGAACCCGTACGGCCAGGTGCCTATCCTGGTCGAGCGGGATCTGATCCTGTACGAGTCGAACATCATCAACGAGTACATCGACGAGCGCTTCCCGCATCCACAGCTGATGCCCGGCGACCCGGTCGACCGCGCCCGCGTGCGCCTGTTCCTGCTCAATTTCGAGAAGGAGCTCTTCGTCCATGTTTCCACGCTTGAGAACCGCAGTGCCAAGGGCAACGAGAAAGCGCTGGAAAAGGCCCGCTCGCACATCCGCGACAGGCTGACACAGCTCGCGCCCGTGTTCCTCAAGAACAAATACATGCTTGGCGACAATTTCTCGATGCTGGATGTCGCCATTGCGCCGCTGCTCTGGCGCCTGGATTACTATGGCATCGACCTGAGCAAGAATGCGGCACCGCTCTTGAAATACGCCGAGCGCATCTTCTCGCGCCCGGCTTACATCGAAGCGCTGACGCCGTCCGAAAAGGTCATGCGCAAGTAA
- a CDS encoding Nif3-like dinuclear metal center hexameric protein, giving the protein MSTTRHELLHAFDLLLAPERFKDYGPNGLQVEGRTSVRKIVSGVTASCALIEAAILAEADAIFVHHGLFWRGQDGRVTGWMKQRLGLLLGDDVNLFAYHLPLDAHPELGNNAQLGLKLGLVAHAGATGRFGEQEIGFLGARVNGETFANARALAADVEKALGKKITLVDVPAPRPIRNIAWCTGGAQGYFEAAIAAGADAFITGEISEPQAHYAREMGVAFLACGHHATERYGAPAVAAHVAAQLGLAHEFIDIDNPA; this is encoded by the coding sequence ATGAGCACCACCCGACACGAGCTATTGCACGCCTTCGACCTGCTGCTCGCCCCCGAGCGCTTCAAGGACTACGGCCCCAACGGACTGCAGGTCGAGGGTCGCACCTCGGTGCGCAAGATCGTCTCCGGCGTGACTGCGAGCTGCGCGCTGATCGAGGCCGCCATCCTTGCCGAGGCCGACGCGATCTTCGTCCACCACGGCCTGTTCTGGCGCGGACAGGACGGCCGCGTGACCGGCTGGATGAAACAGCGCCTGGGGCTGTTGCTCGGCGACGACGTGAACCTGTTCGCCTACCACCTGCCGCTCGACGCTCATCCCGAGCTCGGCAACAACGCCCAGCTCGGGCTGAAGCTGGGCCTGGTCGCGCACGCGGGTGCGACCGGCCGCTTCGGCGAGCAGGAGATCGGCTTCCTCGGCGCGCGAGTCAATGGCGAGACCTTCGCCAACGCCCGCGCGCTCGCCGCGGATGTGGAGAAGGCGCTCGGCAAGAAGATCACCCTGGTCGACGTGCCGGCGCCGCGGCCGATCCGCAACATCGCGTGGTGCACGGGCGGGGCGCAGGGCTATTTCGAGGCCGCGATCGCGGCCGGCGCCGATGCCTTCATCACGGGCGAGATCTCGGAGCCGCAGGCCCACTATGCGCGCGAGATGGGCGTTGCCTTCCTCGCCTGCGGCCACCATGCGACGGAGCGCTATGGCGCACCCGCGGTGGCGGCCCACGTGGCCGCGCAGCTGGGCCTCGCGCACGAATTCATCGACATCGACAACCCGGCGTGA
- a CDS encoding ClpXP protease specificity-enhancing factor gives MINALESSSTRPYLIRALYEWCTDNGFTPYVAVQVDDTVQVPREYVKNGEIVLNISFDATSSLKLGNDFIEFKARFAGTAREISVPVGRVIAIYARENGQGMAFPAPAPTAAPADAGGTQAGLAAPAARVPLRDASRGAEADAGKVVHLISGESATEDAAATTTASTPPDPEDPPRPPGAGGSRPSLKRIK, from the coding sequence ATGATCAATGCGCTGGAGTCCTCTTCGACCCGTCCGTACCTGATCCGGGCGCTGTACGAATGGTGCACGGACAACGGCTTCACCCCCTACGTGGCGGTGCAAGTCGACGATACCGTGCAGGTGCCGCGCGAGTATGTGAAGAACGGCGAGATCGTGCTGAACATCAGCTTCGATGCGACCAGCTCGCTCAAGCTGGGTAACGACTTCATCGAGTTCAAGGCCCGCTTCGCCGGCACCGCGCGCGAGATCAGCGTGCCGGTCGGCCGCGTGATCGCGATCTATGCGCGCGAGAACGGCCAAGGCATGGCCTTTCCGGCGCCGGCTCCTACCGCGGCGCCGGCCGATGCCGGCGGCACGCAAGCGGGTCTGGCAGCGCCCGCGGCGCGCGTGCCCTTGCGCGATGCCTCCCGCGGCGCGGAAGCCGATGCCGGCAAGGTGGTGCACCTGATCAGCGGCGAGAGCGCGACGGAGGACGCCGCGGCAACAACGACGGCATCTACGCCGCCGGACCCGGAAGATCCCCCGCGGCCACCGGGTGCGGGTGGTTCGCGTCCTTCACTGAAACGCATCAAGTAG
- a CDS encoding cytochrome b translates to MAEFKEISPNAPAGEKLLNWVDNRFPLTKLWNDQWGQYYAPKNFNFWYIFGSLAMLVLVIQIVTGIFLVMHYKPDAALAFASVEYIMRDVPWGWLIRYMHSTGASAFFIVVYLHMFRGLIYGSYRKPRELIWIFGCAIFLCLMAEAFMGYLLPWGQMSYWGAQVIVNLFSAIPFVGPDLALLIRGDYVVSDATLNRFFSFHVIAVPLVLLGLVVAHLIALHEVGSNNPDGIEIKAKRGPDGHPLDGIPSHPYYTVHDIFGVVVFLTIFSAVIFFAPEAGGYFLEYNNFIPADSLKTPNHIAPVWYFTPYYSMLRAITSEMMYALIACVIAAAVFGVWKARVAAIFKAVIVIVAVGVAAMMLSIDAKFWGVVVMGGAVIILFFLPWLDHSPVRSIRYRPGWHWYLYGLFVINFVVLAYLGVQPPSPTGERVSQVGTLFYFGFFLLMPWWSRLGEFKPVPERVTFHAH, encoded by the coding sequence ATGGCTGAATTCAAGGAAATCTCGCCCAACGCCCCCGCCGGCGAAAAGCTGCTGAACTGGGTCGACAACCGCTTCCCGCTGACCAAGCTGTGGAACGACCAGTGGGGCCAGTACTACGCGCCGAAGAACTTCAACTTCTGGTACATCTTCGGCTCGCTGGCCATGCTGGTCCTCGTGATCCAGATCGTGACCGGCATCTTCCTCGTGATGCACTACAAGCCCGATGCGGCGCTGGCCTTCGCCTCGGTCGAGTACATCATGCGCGACGTGCCCTGGGGCTGGCTGATCCGCTACATGCACTCGACGGGTGCCTCGGCCTTCTTCATCGTCGTGTACCTGCACATGTTCCGCGGCCTGATCTACGGCAGCTACCGCAAGCCGCGCGAGCTGATCTGGATCTTCGGCTGCGCCATCTTCCTCTGCCTGATGGCCGAGGCCTTCATGGGCTACCTGCTGCCCTGGGGCCAGATGAGCTACTGGGGCGCGCAGGTGATCGTGAACCTGTTCTCCGCCATCCCCTTCGTCGGCCCCGACCTGGCCCTTTTGATCCGCGGCGACTACGTGGTAAGCGACGCCACGCTCAACCGCTTCTTCAGCTTCCACGTCATCGCGGTGCCGCTGGTGCTGCTGGGCCTGGTGGTCGCGCACCTGATCGCGCTGCACGAGGTGGGCTCGAACAACCCTGATGGCATCGAGATCAAGGCCAAGCGCGGCCCCGACGGCCATCCGCTGGACGGCATTCCCTCGCATCCGTACTACACGGTGCATGACATCTTCGGCGTGGTGGTGTTCCTCACCATCTTCTCGGCCGTGATCTTCTTCGCGCCCGAGGCCGGCGGCTACTTCCTGGAGTACAACAACTTCATCCCGGCCGATTCGCTGAAGACGCCGAACCACATCGCGCCGGTCTGGTACTTCACACCCTACTATTCGATGCTGCGCGCGATCACCAGCGAGATGATGTATGCACTGATCGCCTGCGTGATCGCGGCCGCCGTCTTCGGCGTCTGGAAGGCGCGCGTCGCAGCGATCTTCAAGGCCGTCATCGTGATCGTCGCCGTCGGCGTCGCGGCAATGATGCTGTCGATCGACGCCAAGTTCTGGGGCGTTGTCGTGATGGGCGGCGCGGTCATCATCCTGTTCTTCCTGCCCTGGCTGGACCACAGCCCGGTGCGCTCGATCCGCTACCGTCCGGGCTGGCACTGGTACCTGTACGGCCTGTTCGTCATCAACTTCGTGGTCCTTGCCTACCTCGGCGTCCAGCCGCCGTCACCGACGGGCGAGCGCGTGTCGCAGGTCGGTACGCTCTTCTATTTCGGTTTCTTCCTGCTGATGCCGTGGTGGAGCCGCCTCGGCGAATTCAAGCCGGTGCCCGAGCGCGTGACCTTCCACGCGCACTGA